In one window of Plasmodium berghei ANKA genome assembly, chromosome: 14 DNA:
- a CDS encoding mediator of RNA polymerase II transcription subunit 18, putative, whose translation MNDNIDKLITTLISETNNTFEGIGISNDNNTEEKNLQFMENEEKQFLDDDILKTLGKNNFFKYTEYSLSSLYISENNMPINDDPNFQKLLKVMTKSSDVNNKFKWVDSYYKHSAREDENILNPQSQNQDYIFREYIEPNHLKKLSLLRKYEQGAILKSSEKNKVNVKIVSEFIVHDTYATIIKSVGYHLNHKLFTEAQIFHNKYGNSNHIVILVLRHYKDQSFSIPLYNDRVLVQIKSYLSDNKYSDITQKNLLNYAKIFNPYILLRKVDYSFVEQIKEQMSYAI comes from the coding sequence atgaatgaTAACAtagataaattaataacCACTTTAATTTCTGAGACAAATAACACATTTGAGGGTATTGGTATAAgcaatgataataatactgaagaaaaaaatcttcaatttatggaaaatgaagaaaaacaatttttagATGATGATATACTAAAAACATTAgggaaaaataatttttttaaatatacgGAATATTCGCTATCtagtttatatatatcagaaaataatatgccGATAAATGATGATCctaattttcaaaaattattaaaagttATGACAAAATCCAGTgatgttaataataaattcaaaTGGGTAGATTCTTATTATAAACATAGTGCACGAGAGGATGAAAATATACTAAATCCCCAATCACAAAATCAagattatatttttagagaatatatagaaccaaatcatttaaaaaaattatcattgttaagaaaatatgaacaaggggctattttaaaatcatctgaaaaaaataaagtaaatgtaaaaattgTATCAGAATTTATTGTTCATGATACTTATGCTACAATAATTAAATCTGTCGGCTATCACCTTAATCATAAACTTTTTACAGAAGCtcaaatttttcataataaatatggaaaTAGTAATCACATTGTTATTTTGGTTCTAAGACATTATAAGGATCAAAGTTTTAGTATTCCTTTATATAACGACAGAGTGCTAGTGCAAATTAAATCATATTTAAGcgataataaatattcagATATCactcaaaaaaatttattaaattatgcaaaaatatttaatccTTATATTTTGCTAAGAAAAGTGGATTATTCATTTGTTGAACAGATTAAAGAACAAATGTCTTATGCAATCTAG
- a CDS encoding kelch domain-containing protein, putative produces MSDISDFSDIDDFSENGKQNKFLKKKSKKSTSKASDSNKDNTLDKQNSNKIVRSIQSEDKGLLMENSGTIESEKKLNLKTGSKEDNTLYSTNSKSFQNLDNSTKLKDQQQRTDGMNPRVADCVMSPPEFFISHIYHDNKVFMKKYAHSMIEYENEFFIYGGINAKNEYLDEFIKFTYGPNTFTSKKLTENPGKRAYASLTLAYNNENSPYLLLFGGLCGPNILAKDCYMYDIAEDTWSKYSLKLDSVPGARYGHAYTYCPITYATIIWGGLNRNNELLNSGHNFVGGKWSEINNKGTCPSPRAFSSLVWLDRTTKDNVNYSFLYLFGGDLTNRGTPTDELWVYNIKNENWTLIKNSSGEIPCARWKHGSVMVDKNMWISGGLFSGWFSNYTIPDLYVYDVPSNCWFHCQIASKQIHNCYDYGTLNLHSQTKAFFLFGGKNYNNEPISNVCRFAPLCTSVSITMMRNDIKSFNSLILEIKKETEETANNVSEIQEIIHMYSLDIKDFKILFEALTRSIQILKENVEHIDKELSILKENIAANKQNSLENPAIKNENEDPEKIKKTEEAENTKNEIKSEEATCAQ; encoded by the coding sequence atGTCGGACATATCTGATTTTTCAGACATTGATGATTTTTCAGAAAATggaaaacaaaacaaatttCTCAAAAAGAAATCCAAAAAATCAACATCAAAAGCAAGTGATtcaaataaagataatacTTTAGACAAACAAAATAGCAATAAAATTGTAAGGAGCATTCAAAGTGAAGATAAAGGATTACTTATGGAAAACTCAGGAACGATTGAATCagaaaaaaagttaaatttaaaaacagGGTCAAAGGAAGATAATACATTATATTCAACTAATTCTAAGTCATTTCAAAATTTAGATAACTCTACAAAGTTAAAAGACCAACAACAGCGAACTGATGGTATGAATCCACGAGTAGCTGATTGTGTTATGTCTCCTCCAGAATTCTTTATATCTCATATTTATCATGATAACAAagtttttatgaaaaaatatgctcATTCAATGATagaatatgaaaatgagttttttatttatggtGGAATAAATGCTAAGAATGAATATTTAGATGAATTCATAAAGTTTACATATGGACCTAATACATTTACttccaaaaaattaacTGAAAACCCGGGAAAGAGAGCATATGCATCATTGACATTagcatataataatgagaATTCcccatatttattattatttggtGGATTATGTGGGCCAAATATATTAGCAAAAGATTGTTATATGTATGACATAGCAGAAGATACTTGGTCAAAATATTCTCTTAAATTAGATTCTGTTCCAGGAGCAAGATATGGTCACGCTTATACATATTGTCCTATTACATATGCAACAATAATTTGGGGAGGCTTAAATAGAAATAATGAGTTACTAAATAGTGGACATAATTTTGTTGGAGGAAAATGGTCcgaaattaataataaaggtACATGCCCATCCCCTCGAGCATTTTCGTCTCTTGTTTGGTTAGATAGAACAACAAAAGATAATGTAAATTATagttttctttatttatttggtGGAGATTTAACAAATAGAGGTACACCAACAGATGAATTATGGgtatataatatcaaaaatgaaaattggacattaataaaaaattcatcTGGTGAAATACCATGCGCAAGATGGAAGCATGGTTCTGTTATGGTTGACAAAAATATGTGGATATCAGGGGGATTATTTTCTGGATGGTTTTCAAATTATACTATTCCAGacttatatgtatatgatGTTCCATCTAATTGTTGGTTTCACTGTCAAATAGCATCTAAGCAAATCCATAATTGCTATGATTATGGTACTTTGAATTTGCATTCTCAAACAAAAgccttttttttatttggcggaaaaaattacaataatGAGCCAATTTCAAATGTATGTAGATTTGCACCGTTATGCACAAGTGTATCAATTACGATGATGAGAAATGATATTAAAAGCTTTAATAGCTTGATACTCGaaataaagaaagaaaCTGAAGAGACTGCAAATAATGTATCAGAGATTCAAGaaattatacatatgtatagtttagatataaaagattttaaaattttgttcGAAGCATTAACACGAAGCATACAAATTCTTAAGGAAAATGTCGAGCATATTGATAAAGAATTGtctattttaaaagaaaacatTGCTGCcaataaacaaaattcaCTTGAAAATCCggctataaaaaatgaaaatgaagatccagaaaaaataaaaaaaacggaAGAAGcagaaaatacaaaaaatgaaataaaatctGAGGAAGCAACGTGTGCTCAGTAA